The Kryptolebias marmoratus isolate JLee-2015 linkage group LG1, ASM164957v2, whole genome shotgun sequence sequence AACTACAATTGTCAGTGACAGTGAGTTTAGTATgtcaagtaatatttttttcagaatataAAAACTGGTCAGGTCAACAAGTTATTACAGTGACacaactaataaaaaaacataattctagCCTTTGTGTTTTGATGTCTCAAATCTTTGAATATCATGTTGCCTTCTGACAAAACATTAGCTTTTTAAAGCTTAGAtggttaaaatatatttatgaatGCACATTACATCACGTTTTTACCAGCAGCTACTTAGACCAGCAAAGGAAATCTGATTTTgtagaatttaaaaacatatattttacagtttatgaCCGTCGGTAAATTAAAATTTGGGGTAGGATTCCTTAGCAACGAACCTAGCAACCACTTAGCATTTTTAGCATTAGCATGGCCACACGTTAGCAACATAAAAgattagcttcttttagcttagTTAAAATAGCTTTATGAATGTACATCACATCACGTTTTTACCCCGTTAGCCTTTGTAGAGTAGtagatttttaataatatttcacAGTTTATGACTGTTAGTAAACTAAAATGCGTCTCAAAATTTGGGGTAAATTCTGTCAtttgctgctggaggacatggAGATTCCCTTAGCAACGACCCTAGCAACCACTTAGCCTAGCCACCAATTAGCAACCACTTAGCATTTTTAGCATGAGCATAGCAACACGTTAGCAACGTAAAAGATTAGCTTCTTTTAGCGTATGTAGTTAAAATAGCTTTATGAATGCATGTCACATCACGTTTTTACCACACTAGCCTTTGTAGATTTGTaaattttgtataatttttcaCAGTTTAGGAATATTAGTAAACTAAAATTTGCGGTAGTACAGCTGCAAGATGACATGACCCTTAGCAACGCACCTAGGAACCACTTAGCATTTTTAGCATAGCAACATCGCTAACATCGGGATAACCTTCATTCAAcacatttcagaataaaacatagCGGCTTAACTTCAAACAccattttaattaattagtaTGAGTTTATATTTGTTACTAATGCTGCTAGTTAAAGTTATTATAGCGACATATTTACAAATAACCTTCTTACCTTTGCTGACAGAGACAGCAGCGCCGACCCCAACGCCTTTGCCTCCCGTCACTCCTCTGAAACAGGACGCCAAAAGTGCCGTCCTCACAGGTGACTTTAAAACGTCGCATCATGAGTACATTTTACCATTTCATTTATTCTAATgtcctgctttaaaaaaaaattatcacaGGTAAAAATTTCACCGAGAGAGTGGAACTGTCGAGTCCCGTCAACATGACGCTCAGCTGCACCTGGAAAGGTGATCAGGACAAACCGCCGAACATTACCGGTCACTGGAGGAAAGATGGACAGGAAATTCAGGACAGTCGCGTCACAGTGATGCTGGAGGATGAGAACTATAAACTCATACAAGTGTAAGAGCTTCATGTCAGCCTTTGGAGGAATTTTATTGTGAATTGATGcttaataaacctttatttattcgCATATTTCATCCATTTTGGCAGCTGATGTGCTCTTAATGTACTCACTTTCAAAAAAGACACATTATATGAAACTATTCCTTTATTTGCGTACACTGTAAATGGTGCAATTTAGTGTTTTACCTTCTTAATGCAGCTTTTGTCCCATTTTTTATACGTAAAAAAACAGGTTCAGTGTTGTCAGCGAGAAAGACCTTGGAAACTACTCCTGTGTGTTTGGGAACGAAGCCAGAATAGATTTTATTCTGGAAGGTAGGGTTTACATCGGCTCACCAAGTCCCTGCTGCCAGTTTGATCAAAACCAGTATGGAGCGACTGCATCGTGTCTTCcctttttgtcatttagtcCTGCAGATGGGCGAGAAGCGAGACAAGCCTGTCGTGAGCTACATACGGGATTTTGTGGTGATGACGTGCAAagtggaggaaaacaaaccaaTCCCCACAACCTGGAACTGGTACACGTCCAATGGGACAGATAAGGTCAGTGAGACGTTTACTTTTCTCTGTTAAActtcaaaacagctttaacgttttaaaaaacaaacactttgtatGCATCCACATGAGTCCCTGAAACAACGATAACACGGCGGGGGGGCCTTCGTTCTGCAGGAGCAGATCAACACCACAGCGTCTAAGCGCTTCAAGATCGTCAGCGAGGAGAGGGAGACCAAACTGAAGGTGAAGGACCTGACTCTGGACGACGCCGGTCAGTATTACTGCGGCGCCGTGTACCCCATCGGCACGTCGGTGGGCCAAGTGGAGCTGAAGGTTAGACGCTGACGAGTTCGTTCACTCACAGTTCGACGTAACGAGCCATGATGGAATTTTTCAACActgagttattatttttaatttttatatttgtagtCTTTTGAAACGTAAcgatttatcacctggcaacaagctagtttcAACGCCGATTGGAAAAcgtgatttttattggtctggagaGATGTCATCAGCGACTCCagctctgtatttaaaaaagaggaataCAATAGGAATGGTcaatttcaaatgaaattaaaaagattaGCAATAAAATGGTTATTCCTGCTGACATTCCTGTAGATTaggacatttttatgttgtttttagttaTCCAGATCACCAgactgtcatttttacaaagaaatcagtactgcactgcagcctgagctcattACGGATCGTTTTGGTTTCCCTAGGTTAAAAGGAAATAATAGCTTTGGAAACTTATACCTGCAACATTTCAGAGGAGagcattttaaagataaatccACGGCTGTTGTTGAGTTAaaatgacccccccccccgagGCCTTAGCTTTAAAACTGAGGGTCAAACTTTGTATCTTTACCTTTTCAAAGATTGATTTCTAACATAAGTTGCCTTTTAGATGTGAAGGAGTTACTTCAGCCCCTCTCAGATTTGTCGTGATGCGTTTAAAGGAGTTACAACCAGATGGAGGCTCAGTTTACATTTCTATTACGCCACATTATTAAGAACTTTACCTCAGATCACAGGAATCCTCTGAGTGAGTGTTTAAAGGTGTtttataaatagatttttacCCACTTACCGACTCTGTCTGATGCTTGTCGAAGGTGATCACCTTCATGGAGCCCCTGAAGCCTTTCATCACCATCCTGATTGAAGTTGTCGTCCTGGTTGCCGCGATTCTCCTTTACGAGAGGAGCAGGGCGAAGAAGGACAGCGCCGAAGGTACCCCATACGTCCTGTTCTTTTCTTTACGGTtattaaaaccagtttttagGTAAATGTTTCCCCTTGTTGCTCCTAGTTTTGAAGTTATTGTTCTGTTGTTCGCAGGAACGCAGACTAATGCTGAGCAGAACACAGAGTAAGTACATTCATCAAAGGTATTTTTAGTTgctttaaattgtttctttaaattgtatt is a genomic window containing:
- the emb gene encoding embigin, with amino-acid sequence MTSSWKQQLVQVLLVLVSCGHGDTKTAAPTPTPLPPVTPLKQDAKSAVLTGKNFTERVELSSPVNMTLSCTWKGDQDKPPNITGHWRKDGQEIQDSRVTVMLEDENYKLIQVFSVVSEKDLGNYSCVFGNEARIDFILEVLQMGEKRDKPVVSYIRDFVVMTCKVEENKPIPTTWNWYTSNGTDKEQINTTASKRFKIVSEERETKLKVKDLTLDDAGQYYCGAVYPIGTSVGQVELKVITFMEPLKPFITILIEVVVLVAAILLYERSRAKKDSAEGTQTNAEQNTEPQGDDKGAEGNDSVRQRK